In a single window of the Lodderomyces elongisporus chromosome 4, complete sequence genome:
- the MP65 gene encoding Cell surface mannoprotein mp65: protein MLYKTIISTALLAQALAAPAVKHQHNQEKRAVHIVTKTNVVVITVGAGDSTTTLSQVDLSANTDVSVGGPQTEAPQIVPSSVAEVSTETPSSTSVAASASSSSSSSSSSSSSSTESSTVGAGGAKGVTYSPYSDDGGCKTSSQIASEVAELSGFDIIRLYGVDCDQVAQVLQAKTSSQKIFAGIYDVSQISEGVSAISSAVSSYGSWDDIHTVSVGNELVNAGTCTPSQIKSYIASARSSLTSAGYSGPVVSVDTFIAVINNPSLCEYSDYIAVNAHAFFDGYYTADQAGAWVLSQIQRVWTACGGEKNVLITETGWPSKGDSNGVAVPSKENQEAAISSIKSSCGSSAILFTAFNDLWKADGPYNAEKYWGFLSN from the coding sequence ATGTTGTACAAGACTATCATCTCCACTGCCTTGTTGGCACAAGCACTCGCTGCCCCAGCAGTCAAGCACCAACACAATCAAGAAAAGCGTGCAGTCCACATTGTCACCAAAACAAATGTTGTTGTCATTACCGTTGGTGCCGGTGACTCCACCACCACCCTCTCCCAAGTCGACTTGAGCGCAAACACCGACGTTTCTGTTGGTGGCCCACAAACTGAAGCACCCCAAATTGTCCCAAGCAGCGTTGCCGAAGTCTCCACTGAAACCCCTTCATCCACCTCTGTCGCTGCCTCAGCCTCTTCGTCAagctcatcatcatcttcatcatcatcttcaagCACTGAGTCATCAActgttggtgctggtggtgccAAGGGTGTCACCTACTCACCATACTCTGACGATGGTGGATGTAAGACTTCATCCCAAATTGCTTCTGAAGTTGCTGAATTGTCCGGCTTTGACATTATCAGATTGTACGGTGTCGACTGTGACCAAGTTGCCCAAGTCTTGCAAGCTAAAACATCCTCCCAAAAGATCTTTGCCGGTATCTATGACGTTTCCCAAATCTCAGAAGGCGTCTCTGCCATCTCATCCGCTGTCTCATCTTACGGCTCATGGGACGACATCCACACCGTCTCTGTCGGTAACGAGCTCGTTAACGCTGGTACATGCACCCCATCCCAAATCAAGTCCTACATTGCATCCGCTAGATCCAGCCTCACCTCTGCCGGCTACTCTGGACCAGTCGTCTCCGTCGACACCTTTATCGCCGTGATCAACAACCCATCCTTGTGTGAATACTCTGACTACATTGCCGTCAATGCCCACGCCTTCTTTGACGGTTACTACACCGCTGACCAAGCAGGTGCTTGGGTCTTGTCCCAAATCCAAAGAGTCTGGACCGCTTGTGGTGGTGAAAAGAATGTCTTGATCACCGAAACCGGTTGGCCATCAAAGGGTGACTCCAACGGAGTTGCCGTCCCATCAAAGGAAAACCAAGAAGCTGCCATTAGCTCAATCAAGTCATCTTGTGGATCCTCAGCTATCTTGTTCACCGCCTTTAACGACTTGTGGAAGGCTGATGGACCTTACAATGCTGAAAAGTACTGGGGTTTCCTTTCTAACTAA
- the RAP1 gene encoding DNA-binding transcription factor rap1 codes for MNYSYNFDTGFDQTDPDDATAQVAVFAAAAAAGQQTQPFQYPRRHQQERHQGHHQQLFHHQYTKPRNQIFVTRDGKPIAFYLGFNEPNRAKYVTAIIENGGFITEGGVENVIYLTSHTKDMGGYVRTQFIDDCISAGTLLPSHNYVIPSVPEDSEPMIDVLGLEQHGHQMRHLYPQQQQQQQQQQQQQQQQQQQQQQQQQQHFSHHQMSTQASVQPQLQEQHHQQQLQAKAAKPKKIAHNAAISSHRFTPEKDEYILDQVRKNARFRNSHEFFRELAGHEMLKTHTGNSIRSRYRRHLEPRLQFIYKTNQKGKLMKDPTTNQLIKIGLDELPQTLKNKFTPEDDYYLCQIVTNYNKSVAESKGLPFDPRKKTVPPYSFFNDMYRANHRHTLHSWRDRYRKYITEGTMVEYMEHYEKCRREGKEPRSLMRIPPHILEIEKEKEGEGEGEGEGEKEVGQNEATANSKQKKNDNDNDNDNDNANSKDKDMVENGKEVVERDEDQTEPNITNKVAIKEKRQKKPKQTKGKDKNAVDNDVEFFEAAEAEALAAIAASNARDAKAKEKAKHRETKNYQSHDEEIEDSQNDDDNDDDQPVSKKRKQEVKLKVDDNSANASKSAAAKTNESNEVKQQQVAGDGEEDYDFGQDFDAALDEEIGELKDSEVGQVSRNTSFADRIEVPKLGDLGDFDFEEEGEEEGEGEDEDEDEDDEQVEQEKNQESPASRNKEQARDDSNKEDKDEHDPQDDEFSDALETTENFSAPADEALQPNNASSSQIHDAERILEATSQTQEFFTFPKSQPPTVPQEEDDEGEEKIEKEEDKENNDSQFDPDFAPPSQSQAPTQDQNQDQKSILTSTQNSAHAQDSQDGDIELKYLARNTLLCDVVKPDKFSKLLEHKNPQLVLTRKLTSTSSAGDSLEDIETVYTKLGQVGLCDNFISHVIYACSAETPVMLNYITAFVKQLLKNKQRAEGIKRGEGGGEGGGEGGEAEEIRKGLVNVYKYLPTGTELHGIWTDEFDSVLGTQQESDLFQYKSGVEIERRFKFLRDCEIVKMEMEMEMESDVLNEE; via the coding sequence atgaactACTCCTACAATTTTGATACAGGCTTTGATCAAACAGATCCTGACGACGCGACTGCTCAAGTTGCCGTTTTTGCAGCTGCTGCGGCAGCAGGCCAACAAACACAACCATTCCAGTACCCAAGAAGACATCAACAGGAAAGACATCAGGGACATCATCAGCAATtgtttcatcatcaatatacAAAACCCAGAAACCAGATTTTTGTCACACGCGATGGGAAACCAATTGCATTTTACCTTGGCTTTAATGAACCAAACAGGGCGAAGTACGTTACTGCGATAATTGAGAATGGTGGGTTTATCACTGAAGGTGGTGTTGAAAACGTCATCTACTTGACTTCGCATACTAAGGATATGGGTGGCTATGTTAGAACGCAGTTTATTGATGACTGTATTCTGGCTGGTACCTTATTGCCAAGTCATAACTATGTCATTCCTTCAGTTCCAGAAGACCTGGAGCCAATGATTGACGTGTTGGGACTAGAACAACACGGTCATCAAATGAGACATTTATACCctcagcagcagcagcaacaacaacaacaacaacagcagcaacaacaacagcagcaacaacaacagcagcaacaacaacaacatttttCGCATCATCAAATGCTGACTCAGGCTCTGGTTCAGCCACAACTTCAAGAGCAACAtcatcagcagcagcttCAAGCCAAAGCAGCAAAGCCGAAAAAGATTGCTCACAACGCGGCCATCTCATCCCATAGGTTTACGCctgaaaaagatgaataCATTCTTGACCAAGTACGTAAAAATGCAAGGTTCAGAAACAGCCACGAATTCTTTCGTGAACTTGCTGGTCACGAGATGTTAAAAACGCATACTGGGAATTCGATTCGATCACGTTACCGTCGTCATTTAGAGCCTCGGTTGCAATTCATTTACAAGACCAATCAAAAGGGTAAATTAATGAAGGACCCTACAACAAATCAATTAATCAAAATTGGGTTAGACGAGTTGCCACAAACGTTGAAAAATAAGTTTACCCCAGAAGACGATTACTACTTGTGCCAAATTGTTACTAATTACAACAAGTCGGTTGCTGAATCGAAAGGATTACCATTCGAtccaagaaagaaaaccgTACCACCTTACTCGTTTTTCAATGATATGTATAGAGCTAATCATAGACATACTTTACATTCATGGAGAGACCGGTATAGGAAATATATCACTGAGGGCACGATGGTTGAATATATGGAACATTACGAAAAGTGCCGGCGTGAAGGTAAGGAACCGAGACTGTTGATGAGAATACCGCCTCATATCCTCGaaatagagaaagagaaagaaggagaaggagaaggagaaggagaaggagagaaagaagttGGGCAAAATGAAGCGACCGCGAATagtaaacaaaagaaaaatgacaatgacaatgacaatgacaatgacAATGCTAATTCCAAGGACAAGGATATGGTtgagaatggaaaagaagtgGTTGAGAGAGATGAGGATCAAACTGAGCCAAATATAACCAATAAAGTCGCtataaaagagaagaggCAAAAGAagccaaaacaaacaaaagggAAGGATAAAAATGCAGTGGATAATGATGTAGAATTTTTTGAAGCTGCTGAAGCAGAAGCTTTGGCTGCTATTGCTGCCTCTAATGCGAGAGATGCGAAGGCAAAGGAAAAGGCCAAGCACAGAGAAACTAAAAACTATCAAAGTCACGATGAGGAGATTGAAGATCTGcaaaatgatgatgataatgatgatgatcaACCTGTTAGTAAAAAGAGGAAGCAAGAGGTAAAATTGAAGGTGGATGATAATTCAGCAAATGCATCCAAATCTGCTGCAGCTAAGACAAATGAATCGAATGAGGTTAAGCAGCAGCAAGTTGCTGGTGATGGAGAAGAAGATTACGATTTTGGTCAAGATTTTGATGCAGCATTAGACGAAGAGATTGGCGAGTTGAAAGACTCGGAAGTTGGTCAAGTTAGTAGAAATACTTCATTTGCCGATCGAATTGAGGTTCCTAAACTTGGTGATCTTGGCgattttgactttgaagaagaaggagaagaagaaggagagggtgaggatgaggatgaggatgaggatgatgaaCAAGtggaacaagaaaagaatcaagAAAGTCCTGCTTCCCGTAACAAGGAACAAGCTAGAGATGATTCGAATAAGGAAGACAAAGATGAACATGATCCGCAAGACGATGAATTTTCTGATGCTCTTGAAACCACAGAGAATTTCAGTGCACCTGCAGATGAAGCACTTCAACCTAATAATGCATCAAGTTCACAAATACATGATGCTGAACGTATCCTTGAAGCTACTTCACAAACTCAAGAGTTTTTCACATTCCCCAAATCACAGCCACCAACTGTTCcccaagaagaagatgatgaggGGGAGGagaagattgaaaaagaagaagataaagaaaacaatgattCTCAATTTGACCCTGATTTTGCTCCTCCTTCACAATCACAAGCTCCAACTCAGGACCAGAATCAGGACCAAAAGCTGATTTTGACTCTGACACAAAATTCTGCCCATGCACAGGATAGTCAGGATGGAGATATCGAGCTCAAGTATTTAGCGAGAAACACTCTACTTTGTGATGTTGTTAAGCCCGataaattttcaaaattgcTTGAGCACAAGAATCCGCAACTTGTCCTTACTAGAAAACTCACATCTACATCTTCTGCGGGCGATAGTTTGGAAGATATTGAAACAGTGTACACAAAGCTTGGGCAAGTTGGACTTTGTGATAACTTCATTAGTCATGTTATATATGCGTGTTCGGCAGAGACGCCAGTGATGTTGAATTATATTACTGCCTTTGTGAAGCAATTATTGAAGAATAAGCAAAGAGCAGAAGGAATAAAACGAGGGGAAGGTGGAGGGGAAGGTGGAGGGGAAGGTGGAGAAGCAGAGGAGATAAGAAAGGGATTGGTTAATGTGTACAAGTATTTGCCCACGGGTACTGAGCTACATGGCATCTGGACTGATGAATTTGACTCTGTATTGGGCACTCAACAGGAGTCTGATTTGTTTCAATACAAGAGTGGTGTTGAGATTGAGCGGAGGTTTAAGTTTCTTAGGGATTGCGAGATTGTTAAGATGGAGATGGAGATGGAGATGGAGTCTGATGTTTTAAATGAAGAGTAA